In the genome of Methanobrevibacter sp., the window TTTATTTAATAGTATTTAAATTAATTGGATTAAAGTTAATTCAAACTTTATTGATATATGTAAATTCTTTTTTAAAAAATAGTAATTTTTAATTCAGTATAAGTGAATTAAAGCCACATTGATAAAAATAAACTTTACTTTAAAAAAAATTAAAATGGAATAGATTTCAGTAAAATCCATTCATTCTTTCAAATGCCTCATCAAAGGTAGGCATGTTTGTCTGACAGCCTTGATGCTCAATGATAAATGATGAGACTGTTGACGCGAATTTTGCAGATTCCTCTAGGGTTTCCCCATTCAGGAATCTTGACAGGAATCCTGCCCTGTATGAATCCCCGGCACCTGTAGGGTCAACAACATCAGTCTTGATTGCATCAATCTTTATTTTGTCCTCATTGGAATATATCTCACTGCCATTGGAGCCGCAGGTTTTAACGATTATCTTAGGCCCTAGCTCTCTAAGCCCATCCAAATCAACTTCCAAGGCTGTTAGAATCCTTTCAATTTCATGATGGTTTCCAAAAAGGATGGTTGTATTTTCGATGACATCCTTCAACTTTTTGGTCTCATATATTCCGAGGTCTTGGCCCGGATCAAATGAAACGAGCAAATCCAAATCCTTTGCCTCTTCGGAACATTTCCAATTGAAATTAGGGTCACCAGTTGCCAAGTGGATGGCTTCAACGTTTTTGATTGCACTGCTTGGAACTTTGCTTTCAGCAAATTCACGTGCTGCGCCCCAGTAGAAATAGCTTATCTGGTCATCATTATCATCAGTCAGCACAAAAGCGGTCGGGG includes:
- a CDS encoding carbohydrate kinase family protein produces the protein MVKNRDLLAIGHSAHDYIIRVPEFPKANFSAPITKMKTFNGGAAANVACVGAKLGLKTSLVSAVGGDFKKTEYYEHMQNLDIDTDSLIIVPGEATPTAFVLTDDNDDQISYFYWGAAREFAESKVPSSAIKNVEAIHLATGDPNFNWKCSEEAKDLDLLVSFDPGQDLGIYETKKLKDVIENTTILFGNHHEIERILTALEVDLDGLRELGPKIIVKTCGSNGSEIYSNEDKIKIDAIKTDVVDPTGAGDSYRAGFLSRFLNGETLEESAKFASTVSSFIIEHQGCQTNMPTFDEAFERMNGFY